Proteins encoded in a region of the Sphingopyxis sp. OAS728 genome:
- a CDS encoding TonB-dependent receptor, producing MKVSLRASVALIALVSSTPMAIAQTAPAAEPAAGEAQDASGDIVVTGIRQSLARAAEIKRESTAVVDSIVAEDIGKLPDLTTASALQRVPGVQVVVGGNNEIVGARIRGLDDIITTLNGREIFTGVGRGFSFQDLPAEALAGVDVYKSNSAERLEGGVAGGVNMRLRRALDFKELTIAGSARATYLQEAGSKNTYNPAVSLLVANRWDAGEGEIAAMASISYQRNKYARPVAWNDWTRATSAGPAGSPQNLHSPTGFAAAIEFGKYERPQGNFSLEWAPDTDTKIYVEGLFAGYRGNVYQARPTFRAFTGTSFEATAGDTCEDFAVGPDGYYSGNVRSPTNPTGTGTIRQLCNATGYTARNLEYYTATVANKARTDIYVIATGFNKEIGALSWNTDISYESSVNKNNSFRVDIGKRIAELVQVRDNNHEVSATMPGNPMNDPAGLAFANGMTEDINRSRGTLWSVMSDAKYDFDGSFLDYVQAGVRVAKRKAGFEQYLGGPPAPGGSFATPLTAAGLPADILSQAPGVPQMNDGASFLQIDPRYLTQESIKRQLRTLYRISPDTPAFDPTRDYDAQEKSYAGFLQAGYKFSLTDAISVDGMVGARLTRTDRDIAGSGRVTDPATGTSRVVLVQRSTSDTDLLPNASARIEFGGGLQSRFNYSKTLSRPSFGQLNPGLSYVVSYVNTIQNSGSGGNPDLRPQKADSFDASLEYYFGRSNYVSVVGFYRDITDRIINGTEVRTIDGLQYVISTPRNLGSAKIKGVEVGGQLFLDFLPEGLDGAGVIGNFTVIDSEVTTPGDRLEGLPLLGVSKYNYNIGLIYEKYGISARMIYTYRSKYFDGDITNGLSLRPVSIPVGLNGIRAAGRLDFGLNYDVTPNITVSLAGTNITGQKTRNFESREDFVREVRNDDTTYSLGVRFNF from the coding sequence TTGAAGGTCAGTCTTCGCGCCTCTGTGGCGCTGATCGCGCTCGTTAGCAGCACCCCCATGGCAATTGCGCAGACCGCGCCCGCCGCCGAGCCGGCTGCGGGCGAGGCCCAGGATGCATCGGGCGACATCGTCGTCACCGGCATCCGCCAGAGTCTGGCCCGCGCTGCCGAGATCAAACGCGAGTCGACTGCTGTGGTCGATTCGATCGTCGCCGAGGATATCGGCAAGCTTCCCGACCTCACCACCGCGTCGGCGCTCCAGCGTGTGCCCGGCGTGCAGGTCGTTGTCGGCGGCAACAACGAGATTGTCGGCGCGCGCATCCGCGGCCTCGACGACATCATCACCACGCTCAACGGGCGCGAGATTTTCACCGGGGTCGGCCGCGGCTTCTCGTTCCAGGATCTGCCCGCCGAAGCGCTGGCGGGCGTCGATGTCTACAAGTCCAACTCGGCCGAGCGGCTCGAAGGCGGCGTCGCGGGCGGCGTCAACATGCGCCTCCGCCGTGCGCTCGATTTCAAGGAACTGACGATCGCGGGCAGCGCGCGCGCGACCTATCTGCAGGAGGCCGGTTCGAAGAACACCTATAATCCGGCGGTGAGCCTGCTCGTCGCCAACCGCTGGGACGCTGGCGAGGGCGAGATCGCCGCGATGGCCAGCATCTCCTACCAACGTAACAAATATGCCCGGCCGGTCGCATGGAACGACTGGACGCGCGCGACTAGCGCCGGCCCCGCCGGATCGCCGCAGAACCTGCACTCGCCCACCGGCTTCGCCGCCGCGATCGAGTTCGGCAAATATGAGCGTCCGCAGGGCAATTTTTCGCTCGAATGGGCGCCCGACACCGACACCAAAATCTATGTAGAGGGCCTGTTCGCGGGCTATCGCGGCAATGTCTATCAGGCGCGCCCGACCTTCCGCGCCTTCACCGGCACCTCGTTCGAGGCGACCGCCGGTGACACGTGCGAGGATTTCGCGGTCGGCCCCGACGGCTATTATTCGGGCAATGTGCGCAGCCCGACCAACCCGACCGGCACCGGCACAATCCGCCAGCTGTGCAACGCCACCGGCTATACGGCACGCAACCTCGAATATTATACGGCGACCGTCGCCAACAAGGCGCGCACCGACATCTATGTGATCGCCACCGGCTTCAACAAAGAGATCGGCGCGCTCAGTTGGAACACCGACATCTCTTATGAATCGTCGGTCAACAAGAACAACAGCTTCCGCGTCGATATCGGCAAGCGCATCGCCGAACTGGTGCAGGTTCGCGACAATAATCACGAAGTCAGCGCAACGATGCCGGGCAACCCCATGAACGATCCCGCCGGGCTCGCTTTCGCCAACGGCATGACCGAAGATATCAACCGCAGCCGCGGCACGTTGTGGTCGGTGATGAGCGACGCCAAATATGACTTCGACGGCAGCTTCCTCGATTATGTTCAGGCGGGCGTTCGCGTCGCCAAGCGCAAGGCCGGGTTCGAGCAATATCTCGGCGGCCCGCCCGCGCCCGGCGGCTCGTTCGCGACGCCGCTCACCGCCGCCGGGCTTCCTGCCGATATATTGTCGCAAGCGCCCGGGGTGCCGCAGATGAACGACGGCGCCTCCTTCCTGCAGATCGACCCGCGCTATCTGACGCAGGAATCGATCAAGCGGCAATTGAGGACGCTGTACCGCATCTCGCCCGACACGCCGGCGTTCGACCCGACGCGTGATTACGATGCGCAGGAGAAAAGCTATGCCGGCTTCCTGCAGGCGGGATATAAATTCTCGCTGACCGATGCGATCTCGGTCGACGGCATGGTTGGCGCCCGCCTGACCCGCACCGACCGCGACATTGCGGGGTCGGGGCGCGTGACCGATCCGGCGACCGGCACCTCGCGTGTCGTGCTCGTCCAGCGTTCGACTAGCGACACCGATCTCCTGCCCAATGCCAGCGCGCGCATCGAGTTCGGCGGCGGTCTCCAGTCGCGCTTCAACTATTCGAAGACGCTGTCGCGGCCCAGCTTCGGCCAGCTCAATCCCGGCCTCAGCTATGTGGTCTCTTACGTCAACACGATCCAGAACTCCGGATCGGGCGGCAATCCCGACCTCCGGCCGCAAAAGGCCGACAGCTTCGATGCGTCGCTCGAATATTATTTCGGCCGCAGCAATTATGTCTCGGTGGTCGGCTTCTATCGCGACATCACCGATCGCATCATCAACGGGACCGAGGTCCGGACGATCGACGGCCTGCAATATGTAATCTCGACGCCGCGTAACCTGGGCTCCGCCAAGATCAAGGGCGTCGAGGTCGGCGGCCAGCTGTTCCTCGACTTCCTTCCCGAGGGTCTCGACGGTGCCGGCGTGATCGGGAACTTCACGGTGATCGACAGCGAGGTGACGACACCCGGCGACCGGCTCGAGGGCCTGCCGCTGCTCGGCGTCTCCAAATATAATTACAACATCGGCCTGATTTACGAGAAATACGGCATCTCGGCGCGGATGATCTACACCTATCGGTCCAAATATTTCGACGGCGACATCACCAACGGCCTCTCATTGCGGCCGGTTTCGATCCCGGTCGGGCTCAACGGCATTCGCGCCGCCGGGCGGCTCGACTTCGGTCTCAATTACGATGTGACGCCGAACATCACGGTCAGCCTCGCGGGCACGAACATCACCGGCCAGAAGACGCGCAACTTCGAATCGCGCGAGGATTTCGTCCGCGAGGTGCGGAACGACGACACGACCTACTCGCTTGGCGTCCGCTTCAACTTCTGA
- the manD gene encoding D-mannonate dehydratase ManD, translated as MKITAARVIVTCPGRNFVTLKIETDQGVHGIGDATLNGRELSVVSYLQDHVAPCLIGMDPRRIEDIWQYLYKGAYWRRGPVTMRAIAAVDVALWDIKAKMAGMPLYQLLGGRSRDGVMVYGHANGANIEETVDAVGHYIDLGYKAIRAQTGVPGIKDAYGVGRGKLYYEPADAALPSITGWDTRKALNHVPRLFEKLRATYGFEHHLLHDGHHRYTPQEAANLGKMLEPYQLFWLEDATPAENQEAFKLIRQHTVTPLAVGEIFNSIWDAKDLIQNQLIDYIRSTIVGAGGITHLRRIADLASLYQIRTGCHGATDLSPVTMGTALHFDTWVPNFGIQEYMRHSAETDAVFPHDYRFADGHLYCGETPGHGVDIDEELAARYPYKPAYLPVARLEDGTMWNW; from the coding sequence ATGAAGATCACTGCCGCCCGTGTCATTGTCACCTGCCCCGGGCGAAACTTCGTCACCCTAAAGATCGAGACGGACCAAGGCGTCCACGGTATTGGTGACGCGACGTTGAACGGGCGCGAACTGTCGGTCGTATCCTATCTCCAGGATCATGTTGCGCCGTGCCTGATCGGCATGGATCCACGCCGAATCGAGGACATCTGGCAATATCTCTACAAGGGTGCGTACTGGCGGCGCGGCCCGGTGACGATGCGCGCGATCGCCGCGGTCGATGTCGCGCTGTGGGACATCAAGGCCAAGATGGCGGGGATGCCCCTTTACCAGCTTCTCGGCGGGCGGAGCCGCGACGGTGTGATGGTCTATGGTCATGCCAATGGCGCGAACATCGAAGAGACGGTCGACGCGGTCGGCCACTATATCGACCTGGGGTACAAGGCCATCCGCGCCCAGACCGGCGTTCCGGGGATCAAGGACGCTTATGGGGTCGGACGCGGCAAGCTCTATTATGAGCCGGCCGATGCCGCGCTGCCCAGCATAACCGGCTGGGACACCCGCAAGGCGCTCAACCATGTCCCCCGGCTGTTCGAAAAGCTGCGCGCCACTTATGGCTTCGAGCATCACCTGCTGCACGACGGCCATCACCGCTACACGCCGCAGGAAGCCGCCAATCTTGGCAAGATGCTCGAGCCCTACCAGCTGTTCTGGCTGGAAGACGCGACGCCGGCAGAGAATCAGGAAGCGTTCAAGCTGATCCGCCAGCACACAGTGACGCCATTGGCAGTGGGCGAGATCTTCAACTCGATCTGGGACGCCAAGGATCTGATCCAGAACCAGCTCATCGACTATATCCGGTCGACAATAGTCGGCGCGGGCGGGATCACCCATTTGCGGCGGATCGCCGACCTCGCAAGCCTCTATCAAATCCGCACCGGCTGCCACGGCGCGACCGACCTGTCGCCGGTGACGATGGGTACCGCACTGCATTTCGACACCTGGGTCCCCAATTTCGGCATCCAGGAATATATGCGGCACAGCGCGGAGACCGACGCGGTCTTCCCACATGACTATCGCTTCGCGGACGGCCACCTCTATTGCGGCGAGACGCCGGGGCACGGCGTCGACATCGACGAGGAACTGGCCGCGCGATACCCCTACAAGCCCGCTTATCTTCCCGTCGCCCGTCTCGAGGACGGGACGATGTGGAACTGGTGA
- a CDS encoding alpha/beta hydrolase — MELVSGMTITRRSLLRGSAVAAAALPVSAIAATAPVERIPIWPGPPPGGTGLRVRDETVKRSPAGPADDIAWPHVATPMLNVVPAATPNGGAILYIPGGGYARVAVGREGSGIAHAFAARGYTVFELLYRLPHDGWAAGPDTPLQDAQRAMRLIRHRAGMWGIDAARIAAIGFSAGGHLTARLASRSALPTYDPVDDADTQSARPTVAGLFFPVVTMAEPDAHAHSRRELLGADTSPARIERFSAERDLPADMPPTFVAHAANDAVVRPANSLTMFAALQAARVPSELHIFETGGHGLPLREKGQDHPWPSLFERFARRHGL; from the coding sequence GTGGAACTGGTGAGCGGCATGACGATTACGCGCAGGAGCCTGCTCCGGGGTTCTGCCGTGGCGGCCGCCGCGCTGCCGGTTTCCGCTATCGCCGCGACCGCGCCGGTCGAGCGGATACCGATCTGGCCGGGCCCGCCCCCCGGCGGCACGGGATTGCGCGTGCGCGACGAGACGGTCAAGCGCTCGCCCGCTGGTCCAGCCGACGATATCGCCTGGCCACATGTCGCGACCCCGATGCTCAACGTCGTGCCCGCGGCCACGCCCAACGGCGGCGCGATCCTCTATATTCCTGGCGGCGGCTATGCCCGCGTCGCGGTGGGGCGCGAAGGATCGGGAATTGCGCACGCCTTCGCCGCGCGCGGATACACGGTGTTCGAACTTCTCTATCGGTTGCCCCACGACGGCTGGGCCGCGGGTCCCGATACGCCGCTGCAGGATGCGCAGCGCGCGATGCGGTTGATCCGCCACCGCGCCGGGATGTGGGGGATCGATGCGGCCCGGATCGCGGCGATCGGCTTTTCGGCAGGAGGCCATCTGACCGCGCGACTGGCGAGCCGTTCTGCGCTGCCCACCTACGATCCCGTCGACGACGCCGATACGCAATCGGCACGCCCGACGGTGGCAGGTCTGTTCTTTCCGGTCGTCACCATGGCCGAGCCCGACGCGCATGCCCATTCCAGGCGCGAACTGCTGGGCGCGGACACCAGCCCGGCGCGCATCGAACGCTTTTCCGCCGAACGTGACCTGCCTGCCGATATGCCGCCGACCTTCGTCGCCCACGCCGCGAACGACGCGGTCGTTCGTCCAGCCAACAGCCTGACGATGTTCGCCGCGCTCCAGGCGGCACGGGTTCCGTCCGAGCTGCACATTTTCGAGACCGGCGGCCACGGTCTGCCGCTCCGCGAAAAGGGACAGGACCACCCATGGCCGTCGCTGTTCGAACGCTTCGCGCGCCGGCACGGGCTGTAG
- a CDS encoding FadR/GntR family transcriptional regulator: MAPNQKLYQRIADEIAAKIASGVYQPGTRLPAERDLAEQFEVSRPTIREAMIALEIRGLVGARKGSGIYVSTTPLDTGLITPELDVGAFELIEARTLFESEAAALAAATIDAPQLAELRALLGEMEQQGDTDAAFEADKRFHIAIAAASGNSLIVSVIEMLWAVREQSPLCVHMFARARRKGVTPRANEHELIVDALAQRDPQLARDAMRAHLRRVTDDLLDATKLELMEKAEADFAEQLRRVDARKAV; the protein is encoded by the coding sequence ATGGCACCCAATCAAAAGCTTTATCAGCGCATCGCCGACGAAATCGCGGCTAAGATCGCCAGCGGCGTCTACCAGCCGGGCACCCGCCTGCCTGCCGAACGCGATCTGGCCGAGCAGTTCGAAGTGAGCCGGCCGACGATCCGCGAAGCGATGATTGCCCTCGAAATCCGTGGTCTGGTCGGTGCACGAAAGGGGTCTGGCATCTATGTCAGCACCACCCCGCTCGACACCGGGCTGATCACTCCCGAACTGGACGTCGGCGCTTTCGAGCTGATCGAAGCGCGGACCTTGTTCGAAAGCGAGGCGGCGGCGCTCGCCGCCGCCACGATCGACGCGCCGCAGCTTGCCGAGCTTCGTGCACTGCTGGGCGAGATGGAGCAGCAGGGCGACACCGATGCGGCCTTCGAGGCCGACAAGCGCTTCCATATTGCCATCGCCGCAGCCTCGGGCAACAGCCTGATCGTGTCGGTCATCGAGATGCTATGGGCGGTGCGCGAACAATCCCCGCTCTGCGTTCACATGTTCGCCCGGGCCCGGCGTAAAGGCGTGACCCCGCGGGCCAACGAGCATGAACTCATCGTCGATGCGCTCGCGCAGCGCGATCCCCAACTGGCGCGGGACGCGATGCGGGCCCATCTGCGCCGCGTTACCGACGACCTGCTCGACGCGACCAAGCTCGAGCTGATGGAGAAGGCCGAGGCGGATTTCGCCGAGCAACTCCGCCGCGTTGACGCGCGCAAGGCAGTTTAG
- a CDS encoding glycosyl hydrolase 115 family protein — translation MALVRILAALSVAALTPPPALAQQRVVAARAFPLVEAGAAPAIFVSAGDAPVVEIAANAFAGDVERVSGVRPRVSQGAPGGQNAILAGTIGGSPLIDRLIAEGRLSVDAVKGQSEAYTIAVVENPVPGVARALVVAGADRRGTAYGIFRLSEQIGVSPWVWWAEATPDRRATLTLDAKTIVQGSPSVRYRGIFLNDEDWSLRPWATANDPSGDIGPATHAHIFELLLRLRANFLWPAMHKVTSAFNQVQGNAEMADRYAIVMGASHAEPMLRNNVAEWNFEQRGEFNFAKNRLNIVQYWRDRVRANHQYENVYTVGMRGIHDSPAEMNQGSDGVRLLEQVVADQRNLLKEVGKDPAAVPQVFVPYKEVLDIYRKGMKVPDDVTLGWVDDNYGYIRQLSTKAEQKRSGGAGVYYHISYWGVPNDYLWLDSTPPALIGEEMGKAYATNARRLWVLNVGDLKPGEKGINYFMDLAYDFEATSKLGQRGWLKRWAETTFGPRQADAIAALLGDYYRLNFARKPEHMGWNTAETAPRPTEFSPVAYGDEAGIRSAEFRALDERAEAIAAQLPAEKREGFYHLVLYPVRGSALMNAKMLGADRSFLYAHQGRASANLYADSAAEAYRGIKKATAVYNATGNGKWAQFMHDEPRYQSVFNMPPVGRVTPLAQPGLGVAVEGAVDAWTQQSPQIFEAADTALRVDRWRTQGASNARLPVFERATDRRYFIDAFNTGVGALDIAAAGSAPWIEIEREAQPGGDQRLWVSIDWSKLKAGASASGAVTVSAAGASRSIAIEARNVAAPRGMLVEENRIVAFNAGRFTSAQPGWQRMPDLGRSGQAIATSLELPSAADPAKTPYVEYRFRTTSSGTAKLRATLLPSFALSAENKLRYGVSIDGGPIAVVNADKRDWGDAVERNAMISATDWTIAKAGEHRLRVYALDPGVIFDSFVLDFGGLARSYLAPPETITR, via the coding sequence TTGGCACTGGTCCGCATTCTGGCCGCACTCAGCGTTGCAGCCCTGACCCCGCCCCCGGCGCTGGCGCAGCAGCGCGTCGTTGCGGCCCGGGCGTTTCCGCTGGTCGAGGCCGGCGCCGCGCCGGCGATCTTCGTCAGCGCGGGCGACGCGCCGGTGGTCGAGATCGCTGCGAACGCCTTTGCCGGCGATGTCGAACGCGTCTCCGGGGTGCGCCCGCGCGTGTCGCAGGGGGCGCCCGGCGGGCAAAATGCTATCCTAGCGGGAACGATCGGCGGGTCGCCGTTGATTGACCGGCTGATCGCCGAAGGACGGCTAAGCGTCGATGCGGTGAAGGGGCAGAGCGAGGCCTATACGATCGCCGTGGTCGAAAATCCGGTACCCGGCGTCGCGCGCGCGCTGGTCGTCGCTGGTGCCGACCGGCGCGGCACTGCCTATGGCATCTTCCGCCTGTCGGAACAGATCGGCGTGTCGCCGTGGGTCTGGTGGGCGGAGGCCACGCCCGACCGCCGCGCGACGCTGACGCTCGACGCGAAGACGATCGTGCAGGGTTCGCCTTCGGTCCGCTATCGCGGCATTTTCCTGAACGACGAGGACTGGTCGCTGCGTCCGTGGGCAACCGCGAACGATCCGAGCGGCGACATCGGCCCCGCGACGCATGCCCATATTTTCGAGCTGCTGCTGCGTCTGCGCGCCAATTTCCTGTGGCCCGCGATGCACAAGGTCACCTCGGCGTTCAACCAAGTGCAGGGCAATGCCGAAATGGCAGATCGCTATGCGATCGTAATGGGCGCAAGCCATGCCGAACCGATGCTGCGGAACAATGTCGCCGAGTGGAATTTCGAACAGCGCGGCGAGTTCAACTTTGCGAAGAACCGGCTCAATATCGTCCAATATTGGCGCGATCGGGTTCGTGCCAATCATCAGTATGAAAATGTCTACACTGTCGGCATGCGGGGCATCCACGACAGCCCCGCCGAAATGAACCAGGGCAGCGACGGCGTGCGGCTGCTCGAGCAGGTCGTCGCCGATCAGCGGAACCTGCTCAAGGAAGTCGGCAAGGATCCCGCCGCCGTCCCGCAAGTCTTCGTGCCCTATAAGGAAGTGCTCGATATCTATCGCAAGGGCATGAAGGTGCCCGACGATGTGACGCTGGGCTGGGTCGACGACAATTACGGCTATATCCGTCAACTTTCGACCAAGGCCGAGCAGAAGCGGTCGGGCGGCGCCGGGGTTTATTACCACATCTCCTATTGGGGCGTACCGAACGACTATCTGTGGCTCGACAGCACGCCGCCCGCCCTGATCGGCGAGGAAATGGGCAAGGCCTATGCCACCAATGCGCGACGGTTGTGGGTGCTCAATGTCGGCGACCTCAAGCCCGGGGAAAAGGGTATCAACTACTTCATGGACCTCGCTTATGATTTCGAGGCCACTTCGAAACTTGGCCAGCGGGGGTGGCTGAAGCGCTGGGCGGAGACGACGTTCGGCCCCAGGCAGGCGGACGCGATCGCGGCGCTGCTCGGCGACTATTATCGGCTCAATTTCGCGCGCAAGCCCGAACATATGGGGTGGAATACCGCCGAAACCGCACCGCGCCCGACCGAGTTCTCGCCCGTCGCCTACGGCGACGAAGCGGGCATCCGTTCGGCGGAGTTCCGGGCGCTCGACGAGCGCGCCGAGGCGATCGCCGCGCAATTGCCGGCAGAGAAGCGAGAGGGCTTCTACCATCTCGTCCTGTACCCGGTTCGCGGCAGCGCGCTGATGAACGCCAAGATGCTGGGCGCCGACCGCAGCTTCCTCTACGCGCATCAGGGCCGCGCCAGCGCCAATCTCTACGCCGATTCCGCCGCGGAGGCTTATCGCGGAATCAAGAAGGCGACCGCCGTCTACAACGCGACCGGCAACGGTAAATGGGCGCAGTTCATGCACGATGAGCCCCGTTACCAGTCGGTGTTCAACATGCCCCCCGTCGGCCGGGTCACGCCGCTCGCGCAGCCCGGACTGGGCGTCGCGGTCGAAGGCGCAGTCGACGCTTGGACGCAGCAGTCACCCCAAATATTCGAAGCGGCCGATACCGCGCTGCGGGTCGACCGCTGGCGCACCCAAGGCGCGTCGAATGCGCGGCTGCCGGTGTTCGAGCGCGCGACCGATCGTCGCTATTTCATCGACGCGTTCAACACCGGCGTCGGCGCGCTCGACATCGCTGCCGCGGGATCCGCGCCGTGGATCGAGATCGAACGTGAAGCGCAGCCGGGTGGCGATCAGCGCCTGTGGGTGTCGATCGATTGGAGCAAGCTGAAGGCCGGTGCGAGCGCGAGCGGCGCGGTCACGGTTTCCGCTGCGGGAGCGAGCCGCAGCATCGCCATCGAAGCGCGCAATGTCGCCGCGCCAAGGGGCATGTTGGTCGAGGAGAATCGTATCGTCGCCTTCAACGCCGGGCGCTTTACCAGCGCTCAGCCGGGTTGGCAGCGTATGCCCGATCTGGGGCGTTCAGGGCAGGCGATCGCGACCAGTCTCGAATTGCCGAGTGCGGCCGATCCGGCGAAAACGCCCTATGTCGAATATCGTTTCCGCACGACCAGCAGCGGCACTGCGAAACTGCGTGCGACGTTGCTACCCAGCTTCGCGCTCAGCGCCGAGAACAAGCTGCGCTACGGCGTTTCGATCGACGGCGGACCGATCGCCGTGGTCAATGCCGACAAGCGCGACTGGGGCGATGCGGTCGAGCGCAATGCGATGATCTCCGCGACCGACTGGACGATCGCCAAGGCGGGAGAGCATCGGCTGCGCGTTTATGCGCTCGATCCCGGCGTGATATTCGACTCGTTCGTGCTCGATTTTGGCGGGCTCGCCCGTTCCTATCTGGCGCCGCCCGAGACGATCACACGCTGA
- a CDS encoding family 43 glycosylhydrolase, with amino-acid sequence MATRRTMGLGVGSVLAMAAAAAACAPMARAERPAPAAAPEVKLFTRYSDTSRIGQPYAKDPSVIRFAGRYFMYYSIPPAKDNRQGGDGFPTGWAIGIAESRDLKSWRKVGEVLPVQQVEKNGIAAPGAIVIRGKVHLFYQTYGNGRRDAINHGWSTDGINFERDPGNPVFRPDPVEATWSAGRAIDAEPFVHGDKLLLYYATRDPEMKVQKIGVASAPLDSAYGKSDWTNLSKHGPALEPELAWERNCVEGASIIRRDGKLYMFYAGGYNNEPQQIGVAVSSDGVTWKRLSDKPLLTDGPPGSWNDSESGHPAAFQDGKRTLLFFQGNPDRGKTWTLAATELGWGKRGPYLKSVK; translated from the coding sequence ATGGCCACTCGACGAACCATGGGGCTGGGAGTGGGTTCGGTATTGGCCATGGCGGCTGCGGCGGCCGCCTGCGCGCCAATGGCGCGCGCCGAGCGCCCGGCGCCTGCGGCCGCGCCGGAGGTGAAGCTGTTCACGCGCTATTCGGACACCAGCCGGATCGGACAGCCCTATGCGAAGGATCCGTCCGTGATCCGGTTCGCAGGCCGCTACTTCATGTATTATTCGATCCCGCCCGCAAAGGATAACCGGCAGGGTGGCGACGGCTTTCCAACCGGATGGGCGATCGGCATCGCCGAAAGCCGCGATCTCAAGTCGTGGCGCAAGGTCGGTGAAGTGCTGCCCGTCCAGCAGGTCGAAAAGAACGGCATCGCCGCGCCCGGCGCGATCGTGATCCGGGGGAAAGTCCACCTGTTTTACCAGACCTATGGCAATGGCCGCCGCGATGCGATCAATCATGGCTGGTCGACCGACGGAATCAATTTCGAACGCGATCCGGGCAATCCCGTATTTCGTCCCGATCCGGTCGAAGCGACATGGAGCGCGGGCCGCGCGATCGACGCGGAGCCGTTCGTCCATGGCGACAAGCTGCTACTTTATTACGCGACGCGCGATCCGGAGATGAAGGTGCAAAAGATCGGTGTCGCATCGGCGCCGCTCGATTCCGCCTATGGCAAGAGCGACTGGACCAATTTGAGCAAGCATGGCCCTGCGCTGGAGCCCGAATTGGCGTGGGAGCGCAATTGCGTGGAAGGCGCGAGCATCATTCGCCGCGACGGCAAACTCTACATGTTCTACGCTGGCGGATATAATAACGAGCCGCAGCAGATCGGCGTCGCCGTCAGCAGCGACGGGGTGACGTGGAAGCGGCTGTCGGACAAGCCGCTGCTCACCGACGGCCCGCCGGGAAGCTGGAACGATTCGGAATCGGGCCATCCCGCCGCGTTTCAGGACGGGAAGCGCACCCTGCTGTTCTTCCAGGGCAATCCCGATCGGGGCAAGACATGGACGCTCGCGGCCACCGAACTCGGTTGGGGCAAGCGCGGCCCCTATCTCAAGTCCGTCAAATAA